Proteins from one Actinopolymorpha sp. NPDC004070 genomic window:
- a CDS encoding SDR family NAD(P)-dependent oxidoreductase: MAQSPLISTPFTAASTADDVLAGVDLTGVRAVVTGGSSGIGTETARALAAAGAEVTLAVRNPTAGDAVAGAIAASTGGIRPHVARLDLAEATSVVRFADAWHGPLHLLINNAGVVTGGLERTREGWELQFATNHLGHFALAAGLHGALALGASDRDGARIVAVSSTAHMRSGVDFGDLHFERRDYDPQLAYAQSKTANSLFAVEATRRWGPDGIVANAVNPGGVATGLQRNFTPQQRQSLDAAEAAGVFTYKTVGQGAATSIVAAVHPAFAHSGGHYLDDAQEAYTVPNDADLARHPHGVKEWALDPAIADSLWEVSADLLCEAGVSTPTQEEWR; this comes from the coding sequence ATGGCCCAGTCCCCGCTCATCTCCACCCCGTTCACCGCCGCCAGCACCGCGGACGACGTACTGGCAGGCGTCGACCTGACCGGGGTCCGCGCCGTCGTGACGGGAGGTTCCTCCGGAATCGGGACCGAGACCGCTCGCGCGCTGGCCGCCGCCGGCGCGGAGGTCACCCTCGCCGTCCGGAACCCGACCGCGGGCGACGCTGTCGCCGGCGCGATCGCTGCGTCCACCGGAGGAATCCGACCCCACGTCGCTCGGCTCGACCTGGCCGAGGCGACTTCCGTCGTACGGTTCGCCGACGCGTGGCACGGCCCGCTGCACCTGCTGATCAACAATGCCGGCGTGGTCACCGGCGGCCTCGAGCGAACTCGCGAGGGTTGGGAGCTGCAGTTCGCGACCAACCATCTCGGCCACTTCGCGCTCGCTGCCGGCCTGCACGGCGCGCTGGCCCTGGGGGCTTCGGACCGGGACGGGGCTCGGATCGTCGCGGTGAGCTCGACCGCGCACATGCGTTCCGGGGTCGACTTCGGTGACCTGCACTTCGAGCGTCGCGACTACGACCCGCAGCTCGCCTACGCCCAGTCGAAGACGGCGAACTCGCTGTTCGCCGTCGAGGCCACCCGGCGATGGGGGCCGGACGGGATCGTCGCCAACGCGGTCAACCCCGGCGGCGTCGCCACCGGGCTGCAACGGAACTTCACCCCGCAACAACGGCAGTCGCTGGACGCGGCCGAGGCCGCCGGCGTCTTCACCTACAAGACGGTGGGGCAGGGGGCCGCGACCAGCATCGTCGCGGCCGTCCACCCGGCCTTCGCGCACTCCGGCGGGCACTACCTCGACGACGCGCAGGAGGCGTACACCGTGCCGAACGACGCCGACCTCGCGCGGCACCCCCACGGCGTCAAGGAATGGGCGCTCGATCCGGCCATCGCCGATAGCCTCTGGGAGGTCTCGGCCGACCTGCTGTGCGAGGCTGGGGTCAGCACACCGACGCAGGAGGAGTGGCGATGA
- a CDS encoding response regulator transcription factor, with translation MRLLLVEDEPRLGRALVRGLTAEGFVVDLATDGRDGLDRALHGGYDVVVLDVMLPSMSGYDVVRALRADQRWVPVLMLSAKDGEYDQADGLDAGADDYLTKPFSYVVLVARLRALLRRGAPERPTVLAAGDLTLDPASRRVTRAGTEITLTAREFALLEYLIRRPGDVVTKIELLDHVWDATDATDPNVVEVYVGYLRRKIGRSALETVRGAGYRLAADAATTGSR, from the coding sequence GTGCGACTGCTGCTCGTCGAGGACGAACCTCGGCTCGGCCGTGCCCTGGTGCGCGGCCTGACCGCCGAGGGTTTCGTGGTCGACCTCGCCACCGACGGCCGCGACGGGCTGGACCGCGCGCTGCACGGCGGGTACGACGTGGTGGTGCTGGACGTGATGCTGCCCTCCATGTCCGGGTACGACGTCGTACGCGCGCTGCGCGCCGACCAGCGCTGGGTGCCGGTGCTGATGCTGTCGGCCAAGGACGGCGAGTACGACCAGGCCGACGGGCTCGACGCGGGCGCCGACGACTACCTCACCAAGCCGTTCTCCTACGTCGTACTGGTGGCCAGGCTGCGCGCCCTGCTCCGCCGCGGCGCCCCGGAACGCCCGACCGTACTCGCCGCCGGTGACCTCACCCTCGACCCGGCCAGCCGGCGGGTGACCCGGGCGGGTACGGAGATCACGCTGACCGCACGGGAGTTCGCGTTGCTGGAGTACCTCATCCGGCGACCCGGCGACGTGGTGACCAAGATCGAGCTGCTCGACCACGTGTGGGACGCCACCGACGCCACCGACCCGAACGTCGTCGAGGTGTACGTCGGCTACCTCCGCCGCAAGATCGGCCGGTCGGCGCTGGAGACCGTGCGGGGGGCGGGCTACCGGCTGGCCGCCGACGCTGCGACCACAGGGTCGCGGTGA
- a CDS encoding aspartate aminotransferase family protein: MTSTDRGGDGSIDRGGDLLARHRAVMPNWQALYYDDPLEIVGGQGRRITGGDGRTYLDFFAGILSNSLGYGVPEITEAVRRQLDTGVVHTSTAYLGRAQVEYAERVAELSGIPDAKVFFVNSGTEANEAALLLTTHARRSNQVLALRNSYHGRAFATVAITGNRSWGTSSLSPVHVSYVYGGYRYRSPFRHLSDADYIEACVEDLRDVIQTTTAGDVACMITEPIQGVGGFATPPDGLFGAMKQVLDEYGIHFVTDEVQTGWGRTGEHFWGYQAHDVVPDVLTFAKGAAGGLAIGGVVARADLMDGLNASGLSTFGGNPLAMAAANATLDYLLAHDLQANAAKLGAKLMSGLRALADGTSIVGDVRGKGLMIGLELVEPGTDAPSPRAATMVLAECRRDGLLVGKGGLHGNVVRIGPPLTLTEDEAEEGLAIASDAIGRVYEALV, translated from the coding sequence ATGACCAGCACCGACCGGGGCGGCGACGGGAGCATCGACCGGGGCGGCGACCTGCTCGCCCGGCACCGGGCGGTGATGCCGAACTGGCAGGCGCTCTACTACGACGACCCGCTGGAGATCGTCGGCGGGCAGGGGCGGCGGATCACCGGCGGCGACGGCCGGACCTACCTGGACTTCTTCGCCGGGATCCTGAGCAACTCCCTCGGCTACGGCGTACCCGAGATCACCGAGGCCGTCCGCCGCCAGCTCGACACCGGCGTGGTGCACACCTCCACCGCCTACCTCGGCCGGGCGCAGGTGGAGTACGCCGAGCGGGTCGCGGAGCTGTCCGGCATCCCCGACGCGAAGGTGTTCTTCGTCAACTCCGGTACCGAGGCCAACGAGGCCGCGCTACTGCTCACCACCCACGCCCGGCGCAGCAACCAGGTGCTGGCGCTGCGCAACTCCTACCACGGCCGGGCGTTCGCGACGGTGGCGATCACCGGCAACCGCAGCTGGGGCACGAGCTCGCTGTCGCCGGTGCACGTGAGCTACGTGTACGGCGGCTACCGCTACCGCAGCCCGTTCCGCCATCTGTCCGACGCCGACTACATCGAGGCGTGCGTGGAGGACCTGCGCGACGTCATCCAGACCACCACCGCGGGTGACGTCGCCTGCATGATCACCGAGCCGATCCAGGGCGTGGGCGGGTTCGCCACCCCGCCGGACGGGCTGTTCGGCGCGATGAAGCAGGTGCTGGACGAGTACGGCATCCACTTCGTCACCGACGAGGTGCAGACCGGCTGGGGCCGCACGGGCGAGCACTTCTGGGGTTACCAGGCACACGACGTGGTGCCCGACGTGCTGACGTTCGCCAAGGGCGCCGCGGGCGGGCTGGCGATCGGCGGCGTGGTCGCCCGCGCGGACCTGATGGACGGGCTGAACGCGAGCGGGCTGTCGACGTTCGGCGGCAACCCGCTGGCGATGGCCGCCGCGAACGCCACCCTGGACTACCTGCTCGCCCACGACCTGCAGGCCAACGCCGCCAAGCTCGGCGCGAAGCTGATGTCGGGGCTGCGGGCCCTGGCCGACGGTACGAGCATCGTCGGCGACGTACGCGGCAAGGGCCTGATGATCGGTCTGGAGCTGGTCGAGCCGGGCACCGACGCGCCCAGTCCGCGGGCCGCCACGATGGTGCTGGCGGAGTGCCGGCGCGATGGGCTGCTGGTCGGCAAGGGTGGACTGCACGGGAACGTCGTCCGGATCGGACCGCCGCTCACCCTCACCGAGGACGAGGCCGAGGAGGGCCTCGCGATCGCCTCCGACGCGATCGGGCGAGTGTACGAAGCACTGGTCTGA
- a CDS encoding TetR/AcrR family transcriptional regulator, whose translation MSSPDGGRPSSAPGDTDRRTTVLDAALSTFARFGYRKTSMEEVARAARISRPGLYFLFASKEELFRAAVTQALERDLSAVERVLADTERPLTERLVEAFDQWAGRYVGPLSRDVTEVIEANPELLGEILQTAPRRFEELVTAAIAVRTGRKAAVGIARTMISASIGLKHQAPSREFFLERLKVAVELLTR comes from the coding sequence ATGAGCAGCCCCGACGGCGGCCGCCCGTCCTCGGCACCCGGTGACACCGACCGGCGGACCACGGTCCTGGACGCCGCCCTGTCCACGTTCGCCCGGTTCGGTTACCGGAAGACTTCGATGGAGGAGGTGGCCCGGGCCGCGCGGATCTCCCGGCCGGGGCTCTACTTCCTGTTCGCCTCGAAGGAGGAGCTGTTCCGGGCCGCGGTCACCCAGGCCCTGGAGCGTGACCTCTCGGCGGTCGAGCGCGTCCTGGCCGACACCGAGCGACCCCTGACCGAGCGGCTCGTCGAGGCGTTCGACCAATGGGCGGGCCGCTACGTCGGCCCGCTGAGCCGCGACGTCACGGAGGTGATCGAGGCCAACCCCGAACTGCTCGGCGAGATCCTCCAGACCGCGCCACGACGGTTCGAGGAACTGGTCACCGCCGCGATCGCCGTGCGGACAGGACGGAAGGCGGCGGTCGGTATCGCCCGGACGATGATCAGCGCGTCGATCGGCCTCAAGCACCAGGCGCCGTCACGGGAGTTCTTCCTCGAACGCCTCAAGGTGGCCGTCGAGCTGCTGACCCGCTGA
- a CDS encoding ATP-binding protein, whose product MNASGLTGRWHRLTLRGRLILIGSVGVAAGLALGGLILVRTLEFTLQRNLDEGAVGTARDVAALAHAGRLSDPIPVGGGVAFVQVVDGQGRVMAASAGADRLVPALRPGDLASARSGARLTVDGEQLGITGAVRVVGEPLPGERTVLVAVSERGMAESISVVKGTLLVAFPILVGLLAAVAWRVVGWTLAPVEALRRGAAEITGTSSARRLPVPAGNDEVHRLAVTLNDMLGRLESTRGRQRAFVADAAHELRSPLASMRTQLEVAVRLDSSGPSGGSSGGSSGGSAGELLTDLLTDVNRLADLTNDLLLLARADEGALPRPAERVDVAALAKELAGRYADARVPVRVDAPGARWVRGTPGALRQLIGNLADNAVRHAATQVLVTVEEPGDDPVDGPGEGVLITVADDGPGIAAADRDRVFDRFTRLDDARARDDGGSGLGLAIVRELTRLHGGTVTLADAGPGVRAEVRLPAADQP is encoded by the coding sequence GTGAACGCGAGCGGGCTGACCGGCCGGTGGCACCGGCTGACGCTGCGCGGCCGGCTGATCCTGATCGGCTCGGTCGGGGTGGCCGCCGGGCTCGCGCTGGGGGGCCTGATCCTGGTCCGGACGCTGGAGTTCACGCTGCAGCGCAACCTGGACGAGGGCGCGGTCGGCACCGCTCGTGACGTCGCCGCGCTCGCCCACGCCGGTCGGTTGTCCGACCCGATTCCGGTCGGCGGCGGGGTGGCGTTCGTGCAGGTGGTCGACGGGCAGGGACGGGTGATGGCGGCGTCGGCGGGGGCTGACCGGCTGGTGCCGGCGCTCCGCCCGGGTGACCTCGCGTCGGCGCGCAGCGGTGCCCGGCTGACCGTGGACGGAGAACAGCTGGGGATCACCGGTGCGGTCCGGGTGGTCGGCGAACCGCTGCCGGGCGAGCGGACGGTGCTGGTCGCGGTGTCCGAACGCGGGATGGCCGAGTCGATCAGCGTCGTCAAGGGGACCCTGCTGGTGGCGTTCCCGATCCTGGTCGGGCTGCTGGCGGCGGTCGCGTGGCGGGTGGTCGGCTGGACCCTCGCGCCGGTGGAGGCGCTGCGGCGGGGCGCGGCGGAGATCACCGGGACGAGCTCGGCGCGGCGGCTGCCGGTGCCCGCGGGCAACGACGAGGTGCACCGGCTCGCGGTGACGCTGAACGACATGCTCGGGCGACTGGAGTCGACCCGCGGTCGGCAGCGGGCGTTCGTCGCCGACGCCGCGCACGAGCTTCGCAGCCCGCTGGCCAGCATGCGTACCCAACTGGAGGTCGCCGTCCGGCTGGACTCGTCCGGCCCGTCGGGCGGGTCGTCGGGCGGCTCGTCGGGCGGCTCGGCGGGGGAGTTGCTCACCGACCTGCTCACCGACGTGAACCGGCTGGCCGACCTGACCAACGACCTGTTGCTGCTGGCCCGCGCCGACGAGGGCGCCCTGCCCCGGCCGGCCGAGCGGGTGGACGTGGCCGCGCTGGCCAAGGAGCTGGCCGGCCGGTACGCCGACGCGCGCGTGCCGGTCCGGGTGGACGCGCCCGGGGCCCGGTGGGTACGCGGCACGCCGGGCGCGCTGCGGCAGCTGATCGGCAACCTCGCCGACAACGCCGTCCGGCACGCCGCCACCCAGGTGCTGGTCACGGTGGAGGAGCCGGGGGACGACCCGGTGGACGGCCCGGGGGAGGGCGTGCTGATCACGGTCGCCGACGACGGCCCGGGGATCGCGGCCGCGGACCGGGACCGGGTGTTCGACCGGTTCACCCGGCTGGACGACGCCCGGGCCCGCGACGACGGCGGCAGCGGGCTGGGCCTGGCGATCGTGCGGGAGCTGACCCGCCTCCACGGCGGCACGGTGACGCTGGCCGACGCGGGGCCCGGCGTACGGGCCGAGGTACGGCTTCCGGCGGCCGACCAGCCCTGA
- the ggt gene encoding gamma-glutamyltransferase, with translation MSTETTGTTETTGFPWSRRRIAPVFAEGGMVASAHPLVTGTGQRVLADGGNAVDAAVASALVAAVVMPEMCGLGGDLFALVHDPAATGPDGTVTSFQGSGIAPRAASPASMRAAGDGVHLPGRGPLSVTVPGAVHGWFTLLERHGTRTFADLARPAIGYAYGHPVSPVLVGFITKFADLLAAAPTSARVFLPDGRPPVPGSVLAQADLARTLEQVAANGPEVFYQGEIAERIGAFMAQAGGALSAADFKDHHTDVSAPLSTTYRGHRVFQTCLPSQGLVMLEALNIAEHFDLAGMGAASPERTHLLVEATKLAFADRYAHCCGDAAFVASPTERLLSKDWATERAGLIGRQARHDVPAGAFDPGHTTYLCVTDRDGMMVSLIQSVAANFGSGLVAGDTGVLLNNRCQAFSLDEASPNVFAPGKKPMHTLNCYLIADQQGRMSVVGGTPGGDRQPQWNLQVITGLLDHGLDPQQTVEQPLWISSPSAGEDGRFTLTLEGRAGAEYAAALAERGHDVAVGGDWSAESGAQVIARDPVTGVLTGGSDPRTEGSALGL, from the coding sequence ATGAGCACGGAAACCACGGGGACCACGGAAACCACCGGCTTCCCCTGGTCCCGCCGCCGGATCGCCCCGGTGTTCGCCGAGGGCGGGATGGTGGCCTCGGCCCATCCGCTGGTGACCGGCACCGGGCAGCGGGTGCTCGCCGACGGCGGCAACGCCGTGGACGCCGCGGTGGCCTCGGCGCTGGTGGCGGCGGTGGTGATGCCGGAGATGTGCGGGCTGGGCGGAGACCTGTTCGCGCTGGTGCACGACCCCGCGGCGACCGGTCCCGATGGCACCGTGACGTCCTTCCAGGGCAGCGGAATCGCGCCCCGTGCGGCGAGTCCTGCGTCGATGCGGGCCGCCGGCGACGGGGTCCACCTGCCGGGGCGAGGCCCGCTGTCGGTGACGGTGCCCGGCGCGGTGCACGGCTGGTTCACGTTGCTCGAGCGCCACGGCACCCGGACGTTCGCCGACCTCGCCCGGCCCGCGATCGGCTATGCGTACGGGCATCCGGTCTCGCCGGTGCTGGTGGGCTTCATCACGAAGTTCGCCGACCTGCTGGCCGCTGCGCCGACCTCGGCGCGGGTGTTCCTTCCCGACGGCAGGCCGCCAGTGCCGGGCAGTGTGCTCGCGCAGGCCGACCTTGCGCGCACCCTCGAGCAGGTCGCCGCGAACGGCCCCGAGGTCTTCTACCAGGGCGAGATCGCCGAGCGGATCGGCGCGTTCATGGCGCAGGCCGGCGGTGCACTGTCGGCGGCGGACTTCAAGGACCACCACACCGACGTGTCGGCTCCGCTGTCCACGACGTACCGGGGCCACCGGGTGTTCCAGACCTGCCTGCCCAGCCAGGGGCTGGTGATGCTGGAGGCGCTGAACATCGCCGAACACTTCGACCTCGCCGGCATGGGCGCCGCCTCACCAGAACGTACCCATCTCCTGGTCGAGGCGACCAAGCTGGCGTTCGCCGATCGGTACGCCCACTGCTGCGGCGACGCGGCGTTCGTCGCCTCGCCGACCGAGCGGCTGCTGTCCAAGGACTGGGCGACCGAGCGGGCCGGCCTGATCGGGCGGCAGGCCCGCCACGACGTGCCCGCCGGCGCGTTCGATCCCGGCCACACCACCTACCTGTGCGTCACCGACCGTGACGGCATGATGGTCTCGTTGATCCAGTCCGTGGCGGCCAACTTCGGCAGCGGCCTGGTGGCCGGGGACACCGGGGTCCTGCTCAACAACCGCTGCCAGGCGTTCTCCCTCGACGAGGCCTCGCCCAACGTCTTCGCGCCCGGCAAGAAGCCGATGCACACGCTCAACTGCTACCTGATCGCCGACCAGCAGGGCCGGATGAGCGTCGTCGGCGGCACGCCGGGCGGTGACCGCCAGCCCCAGTGGAACCTCCAGGTGATCACCGGGCTGCTCGACCACGGCTTGGACCCGCAGCAGACGGTCGAGCAGCCGCTGTGGATCAGCTCCCCGTCGGCAGGGGAGGACGGCAGGTTCACGCTGACCCTGGAGGGCCGGGCCGGCGCGGAGTACGCCGCGGCGCTGGCCGAGCGCGGGCACGACGTGGCGGTCGGCGGCGACTGGAGCGCGGAGAGCGGAGCCCAGGTGATCGCCCGCGACCCGGTGACCGGTGTGCTCACCGGCGGCAGTGACCCGCGTACCGAAGGATCCGCCCTGGGCCTTTAG
- the ftsY gene encoding signal recognition particle-docking protein FtsY — translation MEYVVAAIVIAVIALGAAGTFLITRVRRRELPPQADRGTGTIARPAEEESEAEGPVTTAERPSGTGAPAPPTEEVDLVEPPAPTVERPEPAQGRLVRLRSRLARSQSTLGKGLLAMLSRDRIDEDTWEEIEDSLLSADVGVGPTQELVERLRTRVRVEGIASPEQAREILRSELLHLVGTDMDRSVHADRTLTNPAVVLVVGVNGTGKTTTCGKLARVLVAEDKDVILGAADTFRAAAVAQLATWGERVGVPTVRGPEGGDPASVAFDAVKAGVEQESDVVIVDTAGRLHTKTGLMDELGKVKRVIEKQAPVSEVLLVIDATTGQNGLTQARVFSEVVDVTGIVLTKLDSTAKGGIIIAVQRELGVPVKLVGLGEGADDLAPFVPEEFVDALLAD, via the coding sequence GTGGAGTACGTCGTCGCAGCCATCGTCATCGCAGTCATCGCCCTCGGCGCCGCCGGAACGTTCCTGATCACCAGGGTCCGCCGCCGTGAGCTGCCGCCGCAGGCCGACCGGGGCACCGGCACCATCGCGCGGCCCGCGGAGGAGGAGTCCGAGGCGGAGGGCCCGGTCACGACCGCCGAGCGCCCGAGCGGCACCGGCGCCCCCGCACCGCCCACCGAGGAAGTCGATCTCGTCGAGCCGCCCGCACCCACCGTGGAGCGGCCCGAACCCGCCCAGGGCCGCCTGGTCCGGCTGCGTTCCCGGCTGGCGCGTTCGCAGAGCACGCTCGGCAAGGGCCTGCTGGCGATGCTGTCCCGGGACCGCATCGACGAGGACACCTGGGAGGAGATCGAGGACTCCCTGCTGTCCGCCGACGTCGGGGTGGGGCCGACCCAGGAGCTGGTCGAGCGGCTGCGCACCCGGGTGCGGGTCGAGGGCATCGCCAGCCCCGAGCAGGCGCGGGAGATCCTCCGCTCGGAGTTGCTGCACCTCGTCGGCACCGATATGGACCGCTCGGTGCACGCCGACCGGACCCTCACCAACCCCGCCGTGGTGCTGGTCGTCGGCGTCAACGGCACCGGCAAGACGACCACCTGCGGCAAGCTCGCCCGGGTACTCGTGGCCGAGGACAAGGACGTCATCCTGGGTGCGGCGGACACCTTCCGTGCCGCCGCGGTCGCCCAGCTGGCCACCTGGGGTGAGCGGGTCGGCGTACCCACCGTGCGCGGTCCCGAGGGCGGCGACCCGGCAAGTGTGGCGTTCGACGCGGTGAAGGCCGGGGTCGAGCAGGAGTCCGACGTGGTGATCGTCGACACCGCCGGCCGGCTGCACACCAAGACCGGCCTGATGGACGAGCTCGGCAAGGTCAAGCGGGTGATCGAGAAGCAGGCGCCGGTGAGCGAGGTGCTGCTGGTCATCGACGCCACCACCGGGCAGAACGGCCTCACCCAGGCCAGGGTGTTCTCCGAGGTGGTCGACGTCACCGGCATCGTGCTCACCAAGCTGGACAGCACCGCCAAGGGCGGCATCATCATCGCCGTCCAGCGTGAGCTCGGCGTGCCGGTGAAGCTCGTCGGCCTCGGTGAGGGCGCTGACGACCTGGCGCCGTTCGTGCCGGAGGAGTTCGTCGACGCGCTGCTCGCGGACTGA
- a CDS encoding GNAT family N-acetyltransferase, whose protein sequence is MTADEAIRPDLPVDARVWAAHADAWQAMGRIRVAGGGGAARLPGCAVMASGLPYPQWNNGDVTDPATFDLAQVSAWYAPRGVPWGVRVPAGTAWPYGRWLFRKRCMALVSSAYERPAAPPSGLVIAPAGPGKAELFATVDAEAFGDPVEQNLAWVRPQLGADGFRSVLALLGGEPVGVATGIRTSGPGGESVGVFGVGVLPRARRRGIGAALTADILDWGFGDGATLAHLNPETEEAARLYARLGFTEVAGLDIYVDLDR, encoded by the coding sequence ATGACCGCCGACGAGGCGATTCGGCCCGACCTGCCGGTGGACGCACGGGTGTGGGCGGCGCACGCCGACGCCTGGCAGGCGATGGGCCGGATCCGGGTGGCCGGGGGCGGCGGCGCGGCGCGGCTGCCGGGCTGTGCGGTGATGGCCTCCGGACTGCCGTATCCGCAGTGGAACAACGGCGACGTGACCGACCCGGCGACGTTCGACCTGGCGCAGGTGAGCGCGTGGTACGCCCCCCGTGGCGTGCCATGGGGAGTTCGGGTGCCGGCGGGCACCGCCTGGCCGTACGGGCGATGGCTGTTCCGGAAGCGGTGCATGGCGCTGGTGTCGTCGGCGTACGAACGTCCCGCCGCGCCGCCGTCCGGGCTCGTCATCGCACCGGCCGGTCCCGGCAAGGCGGAACTGTTCGCCACCGTGGACGCGGAGGCGTTCGGCGACCCGGTGGAGCAGAACCTCGCCTGGGTACGCCCACAGCTCGGCGCGGACGGCTTCCGGTCCGTGCTGGCCCTGCTCGGCGGCGAACCGGTCGGCGTGGCCACCGGCATCCGCACCAGCGGCCCTGGTGGGGAGAGCGTCGGCGTCTTCGGCGTGGGCGTCCTGCCGCGTGCCCGGCGGCGCGGCATCGGCGCCGCGCTCACCGCCGACATCCTGGACTGGGGGTTCGGCGACGGCGCGACGCTCGCCCACCTGAACCCCGAGACCGAGGAGGCGGCCCGGCTTTACGCGCGGCTGGGCTTCACCGAGGTCGCCGGCCTGGACATCTACGTCGACCTCGACCGCTGA
- a CDS encoding ABC transporter substrate-binding protein: MPSHFSSAPQLTRRDVLAAMGAGAGAWALAGCRQGGDPGAAGAPTEFHGGTAYQVPPKGHFNLMDGVTDAILGDHFYLDLILAPGAMYRWKEQKWEPMLLEKWHVDEAARTFTCTLRSGLKWSDGRPITSKDAVTTFWCLRIMRNSLWDYLDDVSAPDERTVVLTMKKPSTVVERYVLRQHLHADATYGPWARRAQRLFGSGKDLDTPEGKQLNEEFQAFRPERAVVSGPFDYSYDTITNAQLTLVKNPHGYAADRIAFDKVIVHNGETTTITPVVLAKRLDYATHGFPVATEKQLVRKGFRIIRPPVYSGPALLFNLARLREFADPAARRAVAHAIDRDLNGKVSLARSGRGVRYLAGFSDNLVPQWMSAADRDRLDPYEFDQDKAAGLLTGAGWRRQGKRWLTPQGKPAEYEITFPAEYADWSASGENAARQLSDFGIRVTPRGVTESQQPIDVDKGNFSLAIQSWGTSAHPHPHFAFVQDLFIHNIPVAANQGGRGMGFALRQATKVRGRVDLQRLVIQAGEGLDEAAQRATVTTLGLAFNELLPMIPLFERHGNNPALEGVRVTAWPPDSDPLLQNSPYADNFTIMLLYAGRLRPEKGAR, encoded by the coding sequence ATGCCCTCACACTTTTCGAGCGCTCCACAGCTGACCCGGCGGGACGTCCTGGCCGCGATGGGAGCCGGTGCCGGTGCCTGGGCGCTGGCCGGATGCCGGCAGGGCGGCGATCCGGGTGCGGCCGGTGCGCCCACGGAGTTCCACGGCGGTACGGCGTACCAGGTGCCGCCCAAGGGCCACTTCAACCTGATGGACGGCGTGACCGATGCCATCCTCGGTGACCACTTCTACCTCGACCTGATCCTCGCGCCGGGCGCGATGTACCGGTGGAAGGAACAGAAGTGGGAACCGATGCTGCTGGAGAAGTGGCACGTCGACGAGGCGGCCCGCACCTTCACCTGCACGCTACGGTCCGGGCTGAAGTGGAGTGACGGCAGGCCGATCACCAGCAAGGACGCGGTGACCACCTTCTGGTGCCTGCGGATCATGCGGAACTCGCTCTGGGACTACCTCGACGACGTCAGCGCGCCCGACGAGCGCACGGTCGTGCTCACCATGAAGAAGCCCTCGACCGTGGTGGAACGCTACGTGCTCCGACAGCACCTGCACGCGGACGCCACCTACGGTCCGTGGGCGCGCCGCGCGCAGCGGCTCTTCGGCTCCGGCAAGGACCTGGACACCCCCGAGGGCAAGCAGTTGAACGAGGAGTTCCAGGCGTTCCGGCCCGAACGTGCGGTCGTGTCCGGCCCGTTCGACTACAGCTACGACACCATCACCAACGCCCAGCTGACGTTGGTGAAGAACCCCCACGGGTACGCCGCGGACAGGATCGCCTTCGACAAGGTGATCGTCCACAACGGCGAGACGACCACGATCACTCCGGTCGTGCTCGCGAAGAGGCTCGACTACGCCACCCACGGCTTTCCGGTGGCGACCGAGAAGCAGCTTGTCAGGAAGGGCTTCCGGATCATCCGGCCGCCGGTCTACTCCGGGCCCGCGCTGCTGTTCAACCTCGCGCGGCTGCGGGAGTTCGCCGACCCGGCGGCCCGGCGGGCGGTCGCGCACGCGATCGACCGGGACCTCAACGGCAAGGTGTCGTTGGCAAGGTCCGGCCGTGGCGTGCGTTACCTGGCGGGGTTCTCCGACAACCTCGTACCCCAGTGGATGTCCGCGGCCGACCGCGATCGGCTGGACCCCTACGAGTTCGACCAGGACAAGGCGGCCGGGCTGCTGACCGGAGCGGGATGGCGCCGTCAGGGCAAGCGGTGGTTGACACCGCAGGGAAAGCCCGCGGAGTACGAGATCACCTTCCCCGCGGAGTACGCCGACTGGTCGGCCTCCGGTGAGAACGCCGCCCGTCAGCTGTCCGACTTCGGCATCAGGGTCACCCCGCGCGGAGTCACCGAGTCCCAGCAGCCGATCGACGTGGACAAGGGCAACTTCTCCCTGGCCATCCAGTCGTGGGGCACCTCGGCGCACCCGCATCCGCACTTCGCCTTCGTGCAGGACCTGTTCATCCACAACATCCCGGTGGCGGCGAACCAGGGTGGCAGGGGGATGGGGTTCGCGTTGCGGCAGGCCACGAAGGTGCGCGGCCGCGTGGACCTGCAGCGGCTGGTGATCCAGGCGGGTGAGGGGCTCGACGAGGCGGCGCAGCGGGCCACCGTCACCACTCTCGGCCTGGCCTTCAACGAGTTGCTGCCGATGATCCCGCTGTTCGAACGGCACGGCAACAACCCTGCCCTGGAAGGGGTCCGGGTCACCGCGTGGCCGCCCGACAGCGACCCGCTGCTGCAGAACTCGCCGTACGCCGACAACTTCACGATCATGCTGCTGTACGCCGGACGACTCCGGCCCGAGAAGGGAGCACGATGA